Genomic segment of Melospiza georgiana isolate bMelGeo1 chromosome 12, bMelGeo1.pri, whole genome shotgun sequence:
ACTAACAAACGTGGGTTTAGAAACATCTCTACTGAAATGAATCCTACAGactgtttttaaataaatacatggaGAATGAAAGGGTCTATAGCATGGTGAAAACCACACTTCTGTGCTCTACAAGGGCAGACACCCCTGCAAGTGAATGAGCACAGATCCAAACTCAAGCCATCCAGtcaataaataatttaatgaaGTTACAAGTTCTGCAAGAAACATGATGACAATGCACCTTCATGGGCCCCACCCCACGGGCACGGGAGGAGACCCACACCTGCCAGCCACGAGCCACAGTGCCCCAAAGGCCACTGGAACACACAGATCTTCACAGAAGATATTCCTGCAGGCCCAGGCACACGACACCTCCGGGTGGGAaacacacagctgctgcccccATTGCCAGGCAGCTCGTGCTCCAGGGACCATGCATGTGGGGAGAGCCCAGCCCACAGGGACCAAACACCACgacatggggacagtgggatgAAGAGGGAGgcggcagcacagccctgctgccagccctgaggaTGACTCTGGTGAGATGAAGGCAGCTCTCAGAAGGGGAGGCGCTTCAACTGCTCGTATGTGATAAAAAACTGAAGGGAGCGTCAAGGAATTGGGACAGATGTGAGgcagctgcctggcagggcGGGTGGAGCATTCAGCTGGGCTGGACACCCATTCAGGGAGCTCCTTAAACCCACCCATGGAGCTCCCTGTCCAGGTAGCACAACCTGAGCTGCCCAGGtaggacagagctgggagaatGGACCCAGAGCAAACCCAGCCTTGCCCAGACCACTGGGAGAGGGAAGTGGCTCCAAGCCCAGACTGGGAGCTCTTTACAGTGAACTCCCCACCCAGTTTCAGCAGGCAGAATGCTCTGgctcagcacacagcagcactggtcCTGCATGGAGTCAGCAcctgcctcagcagcagaaTGTTCCCCACAATTCCCTCCCAAACAGGAGCTCATCCAGGaatctcctgcagcccaggccaTGCAAGGTCTCAGCCCAGCCCTCAGAGGCTCTACAGGGACCATCAGCAGCGCCCATTAGGGTCCCCAGTGCACCCCACTGGGGtgtcagctctgccctgcccttcccagcagggtTCTCCCCTTGTCCCACCCCACtacctgccagcagcacagggaaggatACAATGATGTTCCAGGGACCCAGACGAAGCCAGTTGGGCCAGAAGCCTTTGTAGAGTGCAAAGAAGCCCTCACTCTTCCACGTCTGGGAGGAGAGACAAAGGGATGAGGAGGCACACCGGGCCCACGCCCTGCCCAcctccctccccagtgccatGTGTGCCCcgctggccctgcacagctgctgcagggagcacaggccCATGCAGGTGTGTGAAGCATCACCCACAGTCTCTGAACCCAGCTAACTGCCTCATGGCCTGAATTTTGTTCCAGGAGGCTGGGAGGATGCTCAGGCCCACAGCGGCCTCAGGGAAGTGACTCCGGGCCCTCTCCCACCTCACTGATGACAAACTGCATCACTGCAGGATCTCACTGCTCCCATCAGCGTGGTGCTGAGACCCGGCCAGCCTCCCAGGACAGGGACGTGCCCACCTGTCCCCTCACCTTGACAAGGCCATCCAGGGTGCCCTTGTAGAGCTCGGTGCTGCCCACGATGGCGCGCTGGTTCATCATCCGCGTCCGCACCACGTCCACGGGGTTGGAGGCGATGGCTCCCGCCAGCCCGCACGTGAAGCTGGAACTGCACACACCAAATcagggcaggaacagccctgcacTCAGCCACTTCCACGCAGACAGACACAAAATACCTGCCTCTGGACATTAGCAAAGGCATTTAGCAGTGGATGTGGGGTGCACTACTTGCTCCTACCTGGGAAAGGGGCAGTGGTGGGGCTGCCACAGgaccctgcagagctcaggggagGGAAATGCTCAGCTCAGCTAAGCCAGACCCTCACCTGGTTCCACAGCTGGTTCCACAGGGCACTGGCAGCCCTGCAAGGGtcccaggtgctgcccaggTGACACAGACCTGAAGGCACCCATGGGAGTGCACATCCTTCCCACCAGAACAAACATTTctttgggaaggagggaggaagagcaAAGACACCAGAAAGGACCACAGAAATGCCAGTCTCCCCCTCCACAGAGGGCCTAGTGCTCCTCACCCTCAGCCCAGCTGGCAAAGCCAATGGAAGCACTGCAGCATCTGCACCATGGAGGTGAAAAAGGATTCCAGTGTTCTGTGCCAGccttgcccagagcagctgactGCAGCACTGACTGCTCTGGGTCCTGCCAGCTTTGTGCTTGCTCCTCTCCCAAGGCTcttccagcacaggctgcaagATCACAGGGTCTGGACAGGTGAGGACCAGAGAGTGGAGCAGCTTCTGAGGGACTGGCACACGTGGCTACACACATGGATCTCTGCCTGGCTCATACCAGGGCACAGATGTGGGGCAACATTTCTGTCATTTGCCAGCAGAAACCAAGCTGGTATTTCATGTCACCAAAGGATTTCTGCCAGGTCCTTCCCCAAGGAGGTCtctgggatgtggggatggaTTAGTGGTGGCCttagcagtgctggggaaacaGCTGGACTCAATGGTCTTGGAAGTCTTAaccaaccttaatgattccatACCTGCTGCTAACTCTGAGCTGTTCCAGCTGACAGAGCAGATCCTTTGGAAGCACTAAGCCTGCTCCAGACCCTCTGGAAGCACTaaccctgctccctgcagacccAGACCAGTCACTCCATGCATGGTCTCTCCCCAGCCCTCATACAgccccccagcctgcagcaggtaCTCACACAAAGTGGGCAAAGATGGTGTCCCCCATGAGGCCTGACAGGATCAGATGCTTCTTGGTGATGTCGTAGACTGGCAGCTCCACCCCCACCACGATGGCCGCTCGCTGGGCCGTGGGGACAACACcctgtgcagcacagacacTGTCACCGAGTGCAGCCatgccccagctccctctcctGACAGCCTCCCTGCAAGCACACCACCTGCTTCCCAGCTTTGCTTCAAAGCCAAGGAGGAtaactccaccctggcagcgTTATTCCAGCTGGATTAACTCCACActgcttccctgctcccagcaccagcacGTGGGAACTAGGCTGTCACCCCCTCACCTTCTGCACAATTTCAACACCAGAAAAGACTGTGTCCCACAAGAGCAGCAGTTTAAGGGGCCAGGAGGGGCTCCAGGTGTTCCTTGCTACAGAACAGCAGGAGAGCACCTGCTTCCCTAAGACTTGTCttagttctgctgctgctggaggattCTAGGAGTTGGTGCTCACTCTCCAGAGGCCTCGGGTGCCTTCCTGCTGGTAGATGTCAATGAAGCTGCCGATCATCCCGCCCTGGAACaagctgccctgagcctgcattCGGATctgaaagaaagggaagagTCAGCAGGCAGACGTCTGCACCAGCACTTGGCCACAGGGCAAGGACACCAGCGACAGCAGCTCCATGGAACTCCTGGGAGAaggaacagagcagctcagagcacacACTGTTCTCCACATCCCTCTCCCTGCAAACCACACCAacaaggacagcagcaggcaggggcagggtgggggcACAGGAACATGAGGAACAACGCCTTCCCCCTGAAAGCAGTCCCAGAAGGGGATCTACAGGGAGATGACTGGGGAGGTTCTCCAGGCTCtctctgcccagagctgggctacCCTGAGCCCAGGGCACCAGGCAGTCCCCACTGGGCTCTGCTCACTCCACGTCACAGGCAGGCCcttggggcagtgccagcaccgtGACccaggggacaggagcagctggcTCACCTGGCCCAGGTCAGATAACACAGCTCCCACCCCTCACCAGCACAAATGTCatattgcccagagaagctgtggctgctccatccctgggagtgctcCAGGCCAagttggacagggtttggagcacctTGCTCTAGtgtgaggtgtccctgcctgtggcaagAGGTGGAAGGAGATGGTTTTTCATGTCTGTCCCAACCCAAACCGTTCCAGGATTCTGAGATCTCTAAGATCTGTGTTTTTAAACATCTATTAATGACCCTGGGCTTTGGTCCCCattcattaaaaaaccccaaacaagcaGAACTGGTGGCTCAGGgagcactgagctgctcctcccacAGGTCCCACAGCCAGCCCTTACCTTCAGCACATCTGTGGGATTGGCCAGTGCAGAAGAGATGACCCCCGAGACCACCCCACAGATCACATTGATGAGCAACGTTTCATCTGCAACCAAGGAAAGAAGGTCAGACCCTCACAGGAGGGGCACACTAGGCTGGGTAGAGCAGCTCAGTTCTCAAATCAGATGgtgaagctgcaggagcagcgcCTGGGCAGGTGCCACAGCCCATGACAGGTCTGTCCCCACACCTGTCAGGGACAGAAGGTGGCAGCTGAAACACTCAGCAATGAAACTCTCAGAGGGTCTGACTGATGAGAAGGAAAATCATTGGACACGTGAAAATTGTGAGCAATTATTTGAGATTTCTCATTGCAGGGATGAGCCAGGACAGAGGCAGACAGAGAGGGACACCCCCGTGTTTCCCCAGGCCCCCTGGATTTGCCTACACAGAGCCACCTGGAGCCAGCTGAGAATCAAGAGCAGGCGGGGAGTTAGATGTGATTAGTGCCAGGGAATAACCCAGATTCCAGGCCCAGAGTTAGGATGATGGTTACATTGGGAAAACACACAGGCCTTTGCTGGTACTGACCACGACACCTCCCAGAGGACACCAGGCCACTGGCTGCCCCAGGCCTGTAGGGAGACAAACATTCAGGCATGGAGCTCACAGCTGAAAAGGCTGGAACAGCAAGGGGGGTGTGGGGACTGTGTACACAGCCAGAaccaggcagggagaggcctTACTGAAGCAGGACAGCAGCCCTGAAAGGACCTCTAGAGTCACAGAATCTCTTGAGATGGAAAGATTCCACAAGAATCATCCAATCCAACTCCTGACCTGGCACAGACACctcaacaatcccaccctgtgcctgggagtgctgttgaaatgctcctggagctctggaaaCCTTGGGGCAGTGCCCCAGCACCctcttggaaaaaaaccttCTCCTGATACCAACCTAAAGCTCCCCTGAGACAGCTTGGCATTGTTAGGGTGCTGCATTTCCCCCGCCGGAACGGTGTCACACCATTCCCTCagatcagagcagggatgggaatcTCACCTGCAGGTCTCTGTGCTCCCTCAGGGAACACCCACCAGACTCTTGCTGCTCCACTCCCCAGGCAAGAGCTGCAGAGGGCTCAGGTCAAGGGCACTGGTGGAACCTCACCTTTACAGGCAGGGCCAAAGCCAGAGAGCTGGACTGCACAATTCCTATGCAGAAtatgcctggctgtgccaggggagacTCAGGTTGGACACCAGGAgtaatttcttcatggaaagggtggtcaggccttggcagggacTAACCAGGGAGGTCTGGAGTCCCcacccctggaggtgtccaaggaaggactggatgtggcactcagcaCTCTCGGCTGGGAACAAGGTGGGGATCAGACTCAGGTTGGAcgtcttttccaacctaatggattctgtgattctcctATGACTCTGTGAAAGGAAGGAACCTGGCTGGAAGGAGATGTTTGGGTAGGAGCCACAGGCAGTGCAGAGCACAGTGAGGTTCCCATCAGGATTGAATCCAATCCTTGCtctccctgacaaacaaaaccacagcaccCAGTAATGGAGCTCCATTCCTGTGGGAATCTTGGGGTGGAAAGGACAGAGCAAGGAATGAGCAAAACACACAGCCCAGAGTGTGaggcaggggagctgggaggggccCAGAGTGTGaggcaggggagctgggaggggccCGTGCTGCCCTTCCCCAACACCGACCTTCCATGCGATCCACAAAGAGCCGCTTCAGGCTCTGGTAGATGCCGATCTTGATGGTGCCATAGGACGCCTGTCTCAGCAGTGCCGGGGCGATCCTGAGGGGGAATGgaccctgagcatccctgcgGGCCACTCCCACCCGCCCTCAAACTGCGGGGCCAGGCACAACCCAAACCCGCTGGGGCTCCAAGAATGCAGCTCTGCCCGGGTTACCCGGGATTGCCCCACGcagcccagtgccaggggaTGGCACCCACACAGCCCCGGCCTTGCTCCCCGCCTCGGTAACACCGGGGGACTCCGCTCCGGGAGACGAGGCAGGGAGGGATCCAGGGGGTCACAGCAGCGTCCAGGAAATGGGGGGCCGGGATGGGCAGGGAgcaagggagcagagggatgccGGGACAGAAGGTGGAAGAGGGGAcccgggctggggagggggtgcCGGGAAagcggcagggccgggcagaGGGGAAGAACCCGGGATGGGTGGGGGAGACCCGGGGAAGGCAGGGGGAGATGCCGGGGTGTGGGAGAGGTCCCGGGGTGAGCAGTGGGAGGGCCTGGGCTGGGCGGAGGGAGATGCCGGGACGGAGGGGGAACCCGGGACAGGCTGGTGGGAGCGAACATGACAGACGGGCCGATGCTGCGGCCCAagagggagcccagcacaggcagtgggAGCTCCTGAGCCAGAGGAGAAGGAGCCGGGGCAGGCGCCGGGGAGGCCCGGGTGGATGCAAGGAGGGGCCGGCCGGGAGGCAGGTGGGTGGGTGTCCCGGTACGGATGGATGGGGCCCCGGGGGAAGCGGCACCCGCTGCCGAtgggccccggccccggtgctcaccccgagtacagggcccgtCCGCCCTCCTCGCGGCAGATGCGGAAGAGAGCGTGGAACATGCCCCGGTACCGCACCTCGCGGAACCGCGCGTCGGTGCTCTGGCCCTGCACCTGCAGCCGCGTCTTGGTGAGGTCCACGGGGAACGTGCCTGCGGGGATGGCGGGGACACCGGCCTCAGCGCCCGCCGGTACACTGCCGGTCCCGCCCGTCCCGGTCCCGCCCCACCCCTGCGCCTCACCGAACTCGGCCACGATGGAGGCGAGCCCGCCATACACGAAGGGTTTCCAGTTGAGCGCGGACATCGCATGGCGGGCGGACACCGCCGCGCGCGCCGCCGCCACCGAGCCGGGACCGGAACCGGAACCGCGACCGGAACCGGGCCCTGCACCGCCGCGCCGCGCCTGCCCCCTGCCGGCACCGCGCCGGGACGGCGGGGGCCGCAGGGGCTGCCCGCGACCCAACCCCGCGGCTGCCTCGGAGCGGGCCCGGCTGCTCCGGGGAGGAAATTCCCCCTTGCGCCCAGAAGCGGCACGGACCCGGACCGGAGGGATCACTCGTTATAGGAACCAAATCCAGCTAAAGCCCCTCCCTTCTCCGCCCTGCGAATCCCACACTCCATCGCTCCTGGTTTCCCACCCAAATAAGCCTAAAATCAGcgtaagaaaaacaaatgacaCCTCCTCCCTGACCCCAGACAGGAACACTGCTCTCAGGACCAGCTTCTCCCTATCAGGAACTTTTATTAAGAAACCTTTAAACAAATCCATAATAAATCACCCCAATGACAGCGGTGCAGCCCTATGGATTCATCACGGAATCCAGAAGATGCTGCGTGGGTACAGGGCCCAAACTCAGACACCCAGTACAAGAAGGGGACACCACCCCAAGGGATTTAGGGGagcatcctgctgctcccagccttcGCTGCTTGACACCCTCCCCAGTGGAAGGACAGgcccctgtcccagccagcagcacagggagcatgGAGAGCCTTGGCCCAGGGTGGGATGAGAGGCAAGGGCGAAGCTCCCAGGTGAAAGGTCCAGCCATGGCATCCCAGGAGCTTGGAGCAGGCTTGGGCAGGCTCAGAGCCTCCATCAGCCCAAATGCTcacccagggctcagcagcgACCGGAGTCTCTGCCAGAGCCCCGCTCCCTGTGCCGGGAATGGGGCTCCCGAGACCTGCCTCCCCTGGGGGACGCGTCCTGCCGGCTGCTGTGCCCGTCGCCCCTCCTGCCAGCCTCCTCCCTCTTCTCCCGCTCCTCCCAGGAGCCGCTCTGGCCCCTGTGCTCGCAGCAGTTCTTGTCCCCCCTGCTGTCCGAGTGCCGCTGGTGCCGCCGCTGCTCCTCATCCCGCTGTGTCCTGCTCCCGGCGCTCCTGCCGGCGCTCCCGCCAGCATAGCGCTCGTACCCCGggtcctccttctccttcttgaTCTTGATCCTGGCATGGGGCTCCTCCGTGCTCACCCGCTTCCCGGCTTGCGGGCTCGACTTGGACcgttctgctctgctctgttgcTTCTCTGGAATTAGGGTTCACATTTCGGGATGGACCAAACTCCAGGAGCAGCTTGCTCCCCATGGCTCCCCTGGCACCATCCCAGCTCATCTTCCATTACAAATTCTCCCCCTCCACCCAATTTCCCAGCCTGCTTCCTCCTCAGGGAGATCCCAGTTCACTTCCAATCACAactttttctcctccagctgcaccCACCCCACTTCTCTCTTTAACATTCACATCATGTTCTTCCCAGCAACTCTGGGCATTTCCACACCACTTGGAATGCTGAGAATTTCCAACTTCCCTTTCATTCCCCTTCCTCAGTATTAACGTGATCCACTTTGTGGAATTTACCTCTCCAGACCTGAGGACTCTTCTCTCATGGCTCTCCTTCTCCCTCATTTTTGAGCATCTCCTCAGCACTCTGTAGCAACATCTTATTCCCACCCTCATTTTGCGCCCACTTTTGTTTCTCCAACCTTCTCTCCACTCAGACTCCAGCCCCCAAACCCTACCATGGGCACGCCCACCTGGGAGCCAGCCTGCCAGGAACACTCCTTACCTTTCTGCTTTGTCACGAGCacatcctcatcctcagacgCGGAGTCGGACGAGGTGTGGGGCGGCGTTTTGACCCCGCAGCCCTTGGCATGGAGGGCTCTAGTCACGTCATCCCAGTCCTCAGATTCCTTGGGGGGCCGGTAGTTGGCCACGTGGTCCACGCGGATGGTCCGTCCCTTGATCTGCGGGGCCGGGCTGTCACCGGCGGCTCCCGGCGCCCCGGGCCGCTGCCCACGGGAGGGAGCACTCGGGGAGCCCCGGCAGCGCCTGAGCTCCACTCACCTTGATCCCATTGAAGTTATCCACAGCCAGGATGGTGCTTCGCTGGTCCTCATAGCACAGGAAGCAGAAACCCTTGGACTTCCCGGTCTTCTTGTCGCGCACGAGGTTGATGTTGACGACCTCGCCGTAcctgtgacacacacacagcgTCAGCACCGCGGCAGCGcccgcggcggcggggccggggctgcggcacTTACTGCGAGAACACGCAGATGACATCACCCTCGGTCAGCGCGTAGTGCAGCCCGCCTGcgggagaaggaagggaaggaacgGGTCAACAGCACCGGTACCGGCACCGGTCCCCGCCCCTAGCCCGGTCCGTACCCACAAAGATCCAAGCGCTGTCCTTGTACTCCGCGTGCCACGACACCGCCTCCTGCACGCCCAGCTCCGCCTCCCGCGCGTTCAGCTCATTGATCAGCTTCACCTTCGTCAGGGGGCTGCGGGCGAGGCACCGTCAGCCCCGGCACCGGCGGAACAGGGCCGAGCCCGGCCTGCGCCCCACACCCCCACACCTACTTCATGGCGGCGGCAGCGCGCACTGCGCCTGCGCGCGGCACCGCCCCGCCCCGAGCCGAGGCGAACGTAGCCGATAGCAGCCGAGTCGACCGATTATAGCCGAATGGGGCCGAGTCGATTGTAACCGAGTCAGGGCAATAATTACCGAGCACGGCCGAACAGGGCCGACTGCAGCCGAATCGGGCCGATTGCAGCCGAACGCTGCACGCCGAACCGGGCCGATTGTGGCCGAGCGGGGCCGATCACTGACGGTTACGGCCGACCGGGCTGAGGCGCAAAGCAAGAGTCGGAGcgcagggggctcagagcctTTATTGGGGTCCGGGCGGGTCCCGCTCAGCACGGGCAGGAGCCCTTCCCGCTGGCCTCGTCCagccgccggggctgcggctgGGGCTGCGCCGGCCAGCCCTCCGTGTCCCGGCAGGGCAGCGAGCGCTGCGCCTTCAGCCGGCACACCAGGCACATGAAAATCGCGTCCACGTTCTGGCTTTCCTGTGGGTCCTTGGCCGAGGTCTCAAACAAAAGCATGTTGTGAGCGTCGGCGAACTtgagggccaggctggatggcaCCTGGATCAGGTCCTTCAAGTCACACTTGTTCCCCACGAGCACCCTGGGGACGAGCGGGGGCACCGCGTGCCCGTTGCACTCCTCGATCCACGTCTTGAGGTTGGTGAAGGAGCTCATCTTGGTCACGTCGTACACGAAGACCACGGCGTGCACGTTGCGGTAGTAGTGCTCCACCATGCTCTTCCGAAACCTCTCCTGGCCAGCTGTGTCCCACACTTGCACCTGGGAAGTGAAGCAGACAAGAAAAGACGCTACAGGAGTGTGGAGCGTGGCAAGGCCATGGGGAAGGGGTTGCAGGAGGTCTTCCTGCTGTCTGGGTTTCAGAGAGTCCCAGCATGGTCTGGACTGGAAGGCAACTTAAAGATCATGCAGTctaaccccctgccatggcagggacaccttctactatCCCAGGTTaccccaagccctgtccaacctggccttgaacacttccagggatccaggggcagcctcagcttctctgggcaacctgtgccagggcctctctATCCTCACAGGcaagaacttcttcctaatatccaatctaaacctgccccCCTTCAGTTTAAGGCcattgtcctgtccctgcatcACTTGTCCCAAGTCCCTTTCTGGCTCTCTTGGAGCCctttcaggcactggaagggggTCTAAGGTCTCCCCCAAggcttcttttctccaggctgaaaaaccCCTGCTCTTCCAGCCTGACTTCAGTGGGGGTGCAGCCCTCAG
This window contains:
- the RBMX2 gene encoding RNA-binding motif protein, X-linked 2 — protein: MNPLTKVKLINELNAREAELGVQEAVSWHAEYKDSAWIFVGGLHYALTEGDVICVFSQYGEVVNINLVRDKKTGKSKGFCFLCYEDQRSTILAVDNFNGIKIKGRTIRVDHVANYRPPKESEDWDDVTRALHAKGCGVKTPPHTSSDSASEDEDVLVTKQKEKQQSRAERSKSSPQAGKRVSTEEPHARIKIKKEKEDPGYERYAGGSAGRSAGSRTQRDEEQRRHQRHSDSRGDKNCCEHRGQSGSWEEREKREEAGRRGDGHSSRQDASPRGGRSREPHSRHRERGSGRDSGRC
- the SLC25A14 gene encoding brain mitochondrial carrier protein 1; the protein is MSALNWKPFVYGGLASIVAEFGTFPVDLTKTRLQVQGQSTDARFREVRYRGMFHALFRICREEGGRALYSGIAPALLRQASYGTIKIGIYQSLKRLFVDRMEDETLLINVICGVVSGVISSALANPTDVLKIRMQAQGSLFQGGMIGSFIDIYQQEGTRGLWRGVVPTAQRAAIVVGVELPVYDITKKHLILSGLMGDTIFAHFVSSFTCGLAGAIASNPVDVVRTRMMNQRAIVGSTELYKGTLDGLVKTWKSEGFFALYKGFWPNWLRLGPWNIIFFITYEQLKRLPF
- the RAB33A gene encoding ras-related protein Rab-33A; the encoded protein is MAAGGGGGRPPGPDPALEPYVQTRIFKIIVIGDSNVGKTCLTFRFCGGTFPGKTEATIGVDFREKTVEIEGERIKVQVWDTAGQERFRKSMVEHYYRNVHAVVFVYDVTKMSSFTNLKTWIEECNGHAVPPLVPRVLVGNKCDLKDLIQVPSSLALKFADAHNMLLFETSAKDPQESQNVDAIFMCLVCRLKAQRSLPCRDTEGWPAQPQPQPRRLDEASGKGSCPC